Genomic DNA from Marinobacter sp. LV10MA510-1:
CTCGGTGGGCGAGGCCAAGCCACCATAGATAGAGCCGATCACACCAATTATCAGCAGCATCACCGGAATCAGCGGGCGGCTGCGACGCAGTTTGGCGCGAAAAGACAGGTGTTCCGCTTCGCCGGTCGGGATGCCCTCCGGGTTCAGCAGCGACCAGATCATGACATAGCCGCCAAACAGCAGCATCAGCATAAGGCCGGGCAGAATACCCGCTACGAACAGGCGCGCAATGGACTGCTCGGTGGCCACGCCGTAAACAATCAGAATGATCGAGGGTGGGATTAACAGCCCCAGGGTGGCAGAACCGGCCAAAGTGCCCAGTATCTGATTTTTGTTATAGCCGCGGCGGGTAAGTTCCGGTATCGACATTTTGCCGATGGTGGCTGCTGTAGCGGCGGACGAGCCCGATATCGCCGCGAAAATGCCACAACCCAGAATGTTGGTGTGCAGTAATTTTCCCGGAACTTTGCCCACCCACGGAGAAATGCCGCTGAACATTTCTTCAGACAAGCGTGAGCGGAACAACACTTCACCCATCCAGATAAACATCGGTAACGCGGCCAGTTCCCAAGACACGCTGGCGCTGTAAAAAGCGGTCGACAGGCTGTCGCCCACCGGGACGTTGCTGAAGAAATACAGCGAAATACAACCGATGGCCGTTAACGAAAACGCCACCCATAAACCCGCGCCCAGCAATGCCAGCAGCAGCACCAGAAGCAGTAGGCTCATCCAGATCATTTCCACGGGCTTACTCCTGAGGTGCTTCGTCGTGAAGTTGGGTTATACGGCCGCTGAGCAACGACACAAGAGCGTCTAACAGGGCGACCAATAACCACAGCAGACCCATGACCATCGCCGCCTGCGGAATCCACAGCGGCACCGGTACCATGCCGATGGATAGGTCGCCGAAATCGTAGCTGTCCCACGTCAGCCAAGCGCTGTGCCAGGCTGCAAAGGCAGTAATGGCAGCGGCTGATAGCAGAGCCAGGATGTCCATAATGCGGTGGGCAGAGTGGGGCAGGCGTTGTAACAGCAGAGTCACGCGAATGTGCCCGCCCTGCCAGAAGGTGTAGGCCAGGCCAAAAAACGTAGCGCCCAGAAGCATAAACGCCGCCAGTTCAGCCAGCCCTGGCACGTTCAGTCCCAAAGGGCTGAAACCCAACCAGGTCAGTAATTCATCAAGTACCCGGCTGAGTACCTGGGCAACAATCATGACCATGATTAATGTCAGGTTGATCGCGGAAAGGGCACCCCCCAACCGATAGAATGCGTCCAGAGCCCTGCGCATAGTGATGTTCCTCTGTTATGCCTGCATTGCAGGGCTGGCATGAATGAATACGTGGAGGCACGAGGCGCCCGTGCTCCACTATGGGCTTGGCATCAACGCTGGTGGTAAGCGTCCAGAAGAGCTTGGCCATCGCTGCCGGCGCGCTCGAGCCATTCTTCGGTCATGGTTTCGCCAATTTTCTGTAGGCGTTTTACCAGTTGCGCAGAGGGCTCCGACACGACAATGCCGTTATCTCGCATGATTTTGATTTTGGCGTCGGTTTCTTCTTTGCTGGCGTCCCATCCGCGCTTCTCAGCCACTGCTGCTGCGTCTTCCAGCGCTTTTTGGGTCGCTTCAGGCAAACTGCGGAAGGCCTTGGCGTTCACTACAACCATGTTCTTCGGCAGCCACAGTTGGGCGTGGTTAAAGTGGCTGAGATAATCCCAGGCGCGGGTGTTGGCCCCGGTCGACGGCGACGTAATCATGGCGTCAACACGGCCGGTGCCAAAGGCGGTGGGAATGTCCGGCACTTCTACCTGGGTGGGGATGGCTCCCAACAAATCGGCCAGCTGCTCGCTGGATTTGTTGTAGGCGCGCATTTTCACGCCTTTGAGTTCTTCACCGCTTTCAACTGCGAACTGGGTATAAATACCTTGGGGTGGCCAGGGCACTGCGAACAGCAGCTTCAAACGCTGACTTTCCAGGCGCTCTGCCAGGACGTCTTTAGAGGCCAGCCATAACTTCCAGGCCTGATCGTAATCACTGGCCAGATACGGCACCGAGTCGACTTCAAACAGCGGATCTTCGTTGGCCAGGCGCGACATGATCAACTCGCCAATGGGCACCAGCCCGCGGCGCACGGAGTTCTTGATTTCCGGGTGTTTGATCAGCGAGCCACTGCTGTGCACTGTAATGTTCAGATCGCCGTTAGTGGCGTCGCGCACATCGTCAGCAAACTGACGGATGTTCGCGGTGTGGAAGTTGGAATCGCCATAGGGCGTGGGCATGTCCCATTCGGTGGCCTGCGCTCCGCTTACCATAAAGCCGAGCATGGCGGCTGTCAGGGTGGCACTAACACGCTTTAGGCTGAAGCCTTTTTTAACGGGTAAGTGAACGGTTTGTATGGGGTTTTTCATAGGTTTTGCCTCCCGGAGCTGACGCCGGAGCCGTCAGCAGATGTTGTTGTTTTCAGTGAGTCGTAAAGTGCGGCGAAAAAGCCGCCTTGATGCGCCTCGTGAGCTAAAATTAGCTATGGGTTGATGATGTGTCAAACTATTTATCAAAATAATATACGTAAATTCACTTTGTAATGCAGGTAATTTATCTATAAATTGTTTGTGTTGAGGGTGGGTTTGGGATGATTTTGCGCCCGCGCTTGTCGCCATTTATTACAACCAATACTTGCTACAGCAACAATTCGCACAGCCAGAATTCATTACAGTCATAAGCCCGGAGGCTCACATGCTATTGAATTGCGATATCGGTGAAAGCTACGGCGCCTGGACCATGGGTCTGGATGATCAGGTCATGCCGTTTATTGACCAGGCCAACATCGCTTGCGGGTTTCACGCCGGCGACCCGCGAGTGATGTTCAATACGGTGCGCCTGGCGTTGGAACACGGGGTCACCCTGGGGGCCCATCCGGCGTATCCGGATCTTCAAGGGTTTGGTCGCCGGTCTATGGTCTGCTCAGCAGACGAAATTCACGCCATGGTGTTGTATCAGGTGGGTGCGCTGGCGCAGATAGCCGCTTCTCAGGGTGGCCGGGTGAGCTATGTAAAGCCCCACGGCGCGCTATATAACGACATGATGCGCGACGAGGTGATACTGCGAGCAATCCTCGAGGCGCTGGCGAAATCGCCGCAAACCTTGGCGTTGATGGCCATGACCACAGCGGACAACCAGCGACTGAAACAGTTATGCGCGGAATACGGCGTAGCTTTGCTGCTGGAAGCCTTCGCCGATCGCGCCTATGACAGCGCCGGGTATTTGGTTTCGCGCAGTCAGACGGGTTCCGTACACCACGATTCCAGCATCATCGTGCAGCAGGCACTGGCTTTTGCCCGTGGTCAGAGCATTCAGTCGACAGAAGGCAAAGCCTTGCATCTGGAAGCGGACACGCTGTGCGTGCACGGTGACAACCCGGAGTCTGTGGCAGCTGTGCGGGCCATTCGTGACGCGTTCAGGGAGCTGGGTGATGCATTGGCGCTATGACATCAGCGGAATAGATACCGTTACCCTGCATTTTGGTCAGCGTATCGACGCAGCTCTGGTTACCCCGATTCACCGTGCGGCAATCGCTTTAAAAGCAAGCCTGGGCGCGCGGCTGCTGGATGCGGTGCCGTCTTACACCACTCTGCTTTTGCGTTATGATGTGTTGCAGGACGATCTGGCCAGTTTGATGGGGCAGGTGAGTGAAGTGCTGAACCAGCTGCCCGATGTTGCCGAAGACGTTGATGCTGAATCAGAGATTATTGAAGTTCCAGTGTTTTATCACCCCAGCGTCGGGCCGGATCTGAAACGCTTGGCGCAGCGTGCAGGTTTCAGCGTGGAAGAGGTTATTCGCCGCCACAGCGAGCGCCTTTACCAGGTATTCGCCATTGGCTTTGCCCCGGGTTTTGCCTACCTGGGCGAGGTGGCCGAAGAGTTAAGTGTGCCTCGGCTTGCCAACCCGCGGGCAAAAGTGCCGGCGGGTACGCTGGGTATTGCCGACACCCAAACCGCGCTTTATCCTATAGTGTCGCCTGGCGGTTGGAATCTGATTGGCCGTACTCCTTTGGCCCTGTTTGATCAGTCCCGCGCACAGCCCAGCCTGCTGGAAGCCGGCCAAACAGTGCGCTTCCGCCCGATAGCACAAGACGAATACCTTAAGCTTGGCGGTCGCCTTGACGATTTGCCCTGGGGCATGGAGCCGGGTTTGGAAATACAGCAAGGCGCGCCTGCTGAAAAGCAGGGGGGAAAGTTGTGACTCACTCCAAGCTCGGTTTGTTGATTGAAAAACCCGGTTTCCTGAGCCTGATTCAAGACGCCGGGCGCCGCGGAGTGATGCACTTGGGGCTGGCCACGGGCGGCCCCATGGATCGCCACGCTTGGGCGTGGGCAAACTATCTGTTGGGCAACCGCTTTGGGGCGGCAGCCGTAGAGATCACCTTTGGCCAAGTGGAGTTTGTCAGCCAGCTGAACACCCGTATTGCCATTACCGGAGCAAAGGTGACGGTCACGGTGAACGGAGCATCGCAGCCGTTGTGGGCCACGCTGTCGCTGAAAGCCGGGGACAGGGTGGCATTGAGTGCGCCCTGTGCCGGGCTTCGCAGTTATCTGGCCGTTGCCGGTGGTTTTAGCGTTGCCGCAGGTTTGGGCAACAGCTGCGCTACGTTGCACCGGGAGAAAACCGGAGGCCTGCATCGCGATGGACAACCGTTAAAAGCCGGCGATCTGCTGCCTTGTGAATCCCAGACCCAAACCCCGCCGTTACAGCGCCAGGTGCCTGCCGGCTGGATACCCGATTACCGCGAGGCGCTCATTCTGGATGTGATTATGGGGGCGCAGGTAGAGCGTTTTCCCGCCAGTTCTCTGGAGTGCTTCTTCACTCAGCCTTACACTTTGAGCCCGCAAAGCGATCGCATGGGCGCAAGGTTAAACGGCCCGGCGCTAGAGGTGTTTGGCGAACGTCTGATTTCCGAAGGCATCAGCCTGGGTGCAGTTCAGGTGCCGGCCAATGGTTTGCCCATCATTTTGCTAAACGACCGGCAAACCATTGGTGGCTACCCCAAACTGGGGGCCGTAACGCCCGGCAGCTTGGATGCGCTGGCTCAGCGCCAGCCGGGCAGCCAGCTGCAGTTCCGTCCGGTGGCCTTGTATGAGGCCCAGAGGCGTGAAAAGGGCTTCTTGAGTTTTTTTAACACGCTCCTTTGATGCATTGTTAAATAGAAAAATTCAGTGGGTCTTTTAAGGTGAGGTGTTACCACATAAGATCGTCCGGGATCTCATAGCCGGCGTAAGGATCGTCGTCGCCTAGGTCGTCTTTCGTACGCTCGTGCAAGACCACAACGGCCTGGGCGTCCCGTTCCTGGATTTTGCGTGCTACGCCTTCGGCGACAATCTCGTAATCGCCACCGACGCAGATGATTGCCAGACGGCCGCGGGCCAGCTGGTCAGCCATCATGTCGTCCACATACATTTTCTTGATTTTTTTGTCATGAACAAACTGGTAAGACGTTTCGCCATGGCTGCGATTCAGCCGGTTTGTCCCCACTAACTGGCGAATCTGGGCCTGTATGGCTTTTTTCTGGGCTTCGGCCTGGCGTTTCTGGTTCAATTGACGGTCGTGCTCGGTTTTTTCTTCTCGCGCCTGCTGTACTCGCTGCTCGGCTTCATTTACCTGCACCGTGCCCTTGGGCTGCTGTTTGCGCTGTTTGTGCTTTTCATTACGAATAGCTGTGGCCTTTTTTTTGTCGGCCAGGCCGGCTTTCAGTAACTGGTCCTGCAGGGACGCCATGGGGTAACTCCGTTAATTGATAGGAAACTCTGTTATTATTCCACCAGCCGCAGTATACGCCCTCGCGTTTACCTTCTTAACCAGCAACTGCTGATTCCGGGATTTTCTTGTATGCCTTCCTTTAAAGACCTTGAACTGTCTGCCGCCATGCAGGCCAATCTTGAGCGCCTGGGTTTTACCGAACCCACCGATATTCAGGCGCGGGCCTTACCCCATTGTCTGGCGGGCCAGGACGTTATCGCCCTGGCGCACACCGGCAGCGGCAAAACCGCAGCCTTTGGTATTGGTCTGATTGAGCATGTGAAACCCAAGCAGTTCTCGGTACAAAGCCTGGTGCTGTGCCCCACTCGGGAATTGGCTGATCAGGTCGCCAAGGCTTTGCGGGAACTGGCCCGTGCCCGCGACAATATAAAAATACTCACCCTGTGCGGTGGTGTGTCGATTGGCCCTCAGATCGGCTCGCTGGCCCATGGCGCTCATATAGTTGTGGGTACACCAGGGCGAATAGCCGATCATCTGCAAAAAGGCA
This window encodes:
- a CDS encoding biotin-dependent carboxyltransferase family protein, with product MTHSKLGLLIEKPGFLSLIQDAGRRGVMHLGLATGGPMDRHAWAWANYLLGNRFGAAAVEITFGQVEFVSQLNTRIAITGAKVTVTVNGASQPLWATLSLKAGDRVALSAPCAGLRSYLAVAGGFSVAAGLGNSCATLHREKTGGLHRDGQPLKAGDLLPCESQTQTPPLQRQVPAGWIPDYREALILDVIMGAQVERFPASSLECFFTQPYTLSPQSDRMGARLNGPALEVFGERLISEGISLGAVQVPANGLPIILLNDRQTIGGYPKLGAVTPGSLDALAQRQPGSQLQFRPVALYEAQRREKGFLSFFNTLL
- a CDS encoding TRAP transporter large permease; translation: MEMIWMSLLLLVLLLALLGAGLWVAFSLTAIGCISLYFFSNVPVGDSLSTAFYSASVSWELAALPMFIWMGEVLFRSRLSEEMFSGISPWVGKVPGKLLHTNILGCGIFAAISGSSAATAATIGKMSIPELTRRGYNKNQILGTLAGSATLGLLIPPSIILIVYGVATEQSIARLFVAGILPGLMLMLLFGGYVMIWSLLNPEGIPTGEAEHLSFRAKLRRSRPLIPVMLLIIGVIGSIYGGLASPTESAAVGVALAHLLSWKGGSMSRDTFISAMMGTVKTSSMIAFILMGAHFLTTSMAFTGIPRELATWINTLNLSPNMLLLALTLFFILLGCFLDGISVVVLTTSVILPMVQAAGIDPLWFGIYLVIVVEMSQITPPVGFNLFVIQGLTGENILRIAWAALPYFLLILSAVVLITLFPAIVTYLPSQMGR
- a CDS encoding TRAP transporter substrate-binding protein, whose translation is MKNPIQTVHLPVKKGFSLKRVSATLTAAMLGFMVSGAQATEWDMPTPYGDSNFHTANIRQFADDVRDATNGDLNITVHSSGSLIKHPEIKNSVRRGLVPIGELIMSRLANEDPLFEVDSVPYLASDYDQAWKLWLASKDVLAERLESQRLKLLFAVPWPPQGIYTQFAVESGEELKGVKMRAYNKSSEQLADLLGAIPTQVEVPDIPTAFGTGRVDAMITSPSTGANTRAWDYLSHFNHAQLWLPKNMVVVNAKAFRSLPEATQKALEDAAAVAEKRGWDASKEETDAKIKIMRDNGIVVSEPSAQLVKRLQKIGETMTEEWLERAGSDGQALLDAYHQR
- a CDS encoding 5-oxoprolinase subunit PxpA, which translates into the protein MLLNCDIGESYGAWTMGLDDQVMPFIDQANIACGFHAGDPRVMFNTVRLALEHGVTLGAHPAYPDLQGFGRRSMVCSADEIHAMVLYQVGALAQIAASQGGRVSYVKPHGALYNDMMRDEVILRAILEALAKSPQTLALMAMTTADNQRLKQLCAEYGVALLLEAFADRAYDSAGYLVSRSQTGSVHHDSSIIVQQALAFARGQSIQSTEGKALHLEADTLCVHGDNPESVAAVRAIRDAFRELGDALAL
- a CDS encoding TRAP transporter small permease, which translates into the protein MRRALDAFYRLGGALSAINLTLIMVMIVAQVLSRVLDELLTWLGFSPLGLNVPGLAELAAFMLLGATFFGLAYTFWQGGHIRVTLLLQRLPHSAHRIMDILALLSAAAITAFAAWHSAWLTWDSYDFGDLSIGMVPVPLWIPQAAMVMGLLWLLVALLDALVSLLSGRITQLHDEAPQE
- the pxpB gene encoding 5-oxoprolinase subunit PxpB; translated protein: MHWRYDISGIDTVTLHFGQRIDAALVTPIHRAAIALKASLGARLLDAVPSYTTLLLRYDVLQDDLASLMGQVSEVLNQLPDVAEDVDAESEIIEVPVFYHPSVGPDLKRLAQRAGFSVEEVIRRHSERLYQVFAIGFAPGFAYLGEVAEELSVPRLANPRAKVPAGTLGIADTQTALYPIVSPGGWNLIGRTPLALFDQSRAQPSLLEAGQTVRFRPIAQDEYLKLGGRLDDLPWGMEPGLEIQQGAPAEKQGGKL
- a CDS encoding DUF2058 domain-containing protein; amino-acid sequence: MASLQDQLLKAGLADKKKATAIRNEKHKQRKQQPKGTVQVNEAEQRVQQAREEKTEHDRQLNQKRQAEAQKKAIQAQIRQLVGTNRLNRSHGETSYQFVHDKKIKKMYVDDMMADQLARGRLAIICVGGDYEIVAEGVARKIQERDAQAVVVLHERTKDDLGDDDPYAGYEIPDDLMW